The DNA window GGCGGACACCAGCAGTATCTCGTCGTCGCCGGAGGTCGTCCTTACCTGGGCGATCTCGTCTCCCTCTTCGACGGTCACCACCCGTCTGCCAGCCCTGGTTAGGTTGGACAGCTCGGAGGAAGGCAGCCTCTTGGCTATTCCACACCGGGTGACGAAAAAGAGAAAGCTGGTGTCGCTGCCCAGCTGAGCCTTGATGTTTACCACCGACTCCCCTTCCTCCAGGGAGATATACTTGCCTATAAGCTTGCCCTTCCCCGCCTTGCTCTCGGAGACGACGTAGCCCTTTATGGCGAAGACCCTGCCTTTGCTGGTGAAAAGGTAGATATCGTCGTGGGTAGTCCCTATGTCCATAAGGGCCACTTCGTCCTCTTCCCTCAGCCTGGCTCCCCTTCTTCCCTTGCCTCCTTTGCTCTGGAGGGAAAAGTCCTCCAGAGGGACCCTGCGGATATAGCCGTCCTGGGACAGCATCACCACTATGTCCTCCTTGGGAATAAGGTCCGCATCGGAACAGTCGGCCCCGACCCTTTCGATTATCTTGGTCCGTCTGTCGTCGCCGTATCTATCCCTGATAGCCACCAGCTCTTCCTTTATGACGCCGTCGAGAACTATGGAGTTCTCCAGTATGGTCCTGTATCCCTCTATATCCGACTTAAGGCCAGCGAATTCCTCCTCCAGCTTGTTCCTCTCAAGGCCCGTCAGCCTCTGAAGCCTCATATCAAGTATGGCCTGGGCCTGAAGCTCGGAGAACTGAAGCCTTGAGACAAGCGCCTCTTTCGCTGCCGCCCCTGTATCGGAGCCTCTGACGATGGATATGACCTGCTCTATCTCCCCAAGGGCCTTGACCAGACCCTCCAGGATATGGGCCCGAGCCTCCGCCTTCCGAAGCCTGAAGGCAGTCCGCCTCCTCACTACCGTCCTGCGATGTCCTAAAAAGACGGACAACAGATCGGAGAGAGGAAGCTCTTTAGGACGTCCCTCGACGAGGGCGAGATTTATAATGCCGAAGGTGCTCTGAAGCTGGGTTCTGCGATAAAGCTGTCTTACCACCAACTCGGGATCGACGTCTCTCGATATCTCCAGGACCACCCGGAGTCCCTGCCTGTCCGATTCGTCCCTTATGTCGGTTATACCGTCTATAGCCTTGTTCTGGACGCAGGACACGATAGTCTCTATGAGAGTGGTCTTGTTGACCATATAGGGGATCTCGGTTATGACCACCGAGCTTTTTCCCCTCTTGCCCTCCTCCACGTGGGTCTTGCCCTGGACTATAACCTTTCCTCGACCGGTCCTGTAGGCGTCTATAATGCCCTCTCTGCCGAGGATAACGCCGCCGGTGGGGAAATCTGGGCCCGGAAGGCGAGCCATAAGCTCCCCAAACTCCACGTCATCGCCGGAATCGATGAAGTAACACAGGGCGTCCACTACCTCCCTGAGGTTGTGAGGAGGCATGTTGGTCGCCATCCCCACGGCGATACCGGTGCTGCCGTTGATCAACAGGTTAGGCACCTGGGCTGGAAGAGTCAGAGGCTCCTCCAGAGACTCGTCGAAGTTCGGTCCCCATTCGACGGTATCCTCGTCTATATCCTGCAACATAAACTCGCCAAGCTCCTGGAGCCTGGCCTCGGTGTATCTCATAGCGGCGGCGCTGTCGCCGTCTATAGAGCCGAAGTTTCCCTGTCCGTCCACCAAAGTATATCTCATGCTAAAATCCTGGGCCATTCGAACCATGGTCTCGTATATAGCCGAGTCTCCGTGAGGGTGGTACTTACCCATGGTCTCTCCGACAACTCTAGCGGACTTTTTATAGGACTGATTGTGCTTTAAACCTAGATCCTGCATGGCGAAGAGTATGCGACGCTGGACCGGCTTGAGGCCGTCCCTGGCGTCGGGCAGGGCACGGCCCACTATGACGCTCATGGCGTAGTTCAGATAACTGTGTTTTATCTCATCCACCAGAGGATGGGATATTACCTTTCCAAACAAACTCTGATTTTCCATATATAAAAGACCTCCGTGAGGACAGATCGTCCCCCTATGTTCATCGACCTATTTTAGCACGACTTAGGATGAAACCCCGAAATCCAGGGCAATTATCGTTATCCCTAAAGGACCGCAGCGGTGACGGGGTTCCCCGTCACCGCTGCGGCATGTTCACGAAAAAAGGTAAAAACTCAGCTCTTAACCAGATATTTTTTGAAAGCGGAGAAATAGAGCACCGCCACGAAAAGGACTCCCCCCACGATGTTACCGGCGGTAACAGGAATCAGGTTGTTAAAATAGCCCCAGATGGTCACAGCCCCTA is part of the Dethiosulfovibrio salsuginis genome and encodes:
- the gyrA gene encoding DNA gyrase subunit A, whose amino-acid sequence is MENQSLFGKVISHPLVDEIKHSYLNYAMSVIVGRALPDARDGLKPVQRRILFAMQDLGLKHNQSYKKSARVVGETMGKYHPHGDSAIYETMVRMAQDFSMRYTLVDGQGNFGSIDGDSAAAMRYTEARLQELGEFMLQDIDEDTVEWGPNFDESLEEPLTLPAQVPNLLINGSTGIAVGMATNMPPHNLREVVDALCYFIDSGDDVEFGELMARLPGPDFPTGGVILGREGIIDAYRTGRGKVIVQGKTHVEEGKRGKSSVVITEIPYMVNKTTLIETIVSCVQNKAIDGITDIRDESDRQGLRVVLEISRDVDPELVVRQLYRRTQLQSTFGIINLALVEGRPKELPLSDLLSVFLGHRRTVVRRRTAFRLRKAEARAHILEGLVKALGEIEQVISIVRGSDTGAAAKEALVSRLQFSELQAQAILDMRLQRLTGLERNKLEEEFAGLKSDIEGYRTILENSIVLDGVIKEELVAIRDRYGDDRRTKIIERVGADCSDADLIPKEDIVVMLSQDGYIRRVPLEDFSLQSKGGKGRRGARLREEDEVALMDIGTTHDDIYLFTSKGRVFAIKGYVVSESKAGKGKLIGKYISLEEGESVVNIKAQLGSDTSFLFFVTRCGIAKRLPSSELSNLTRAGRRVVTVEEGDEIAQVRTTSGDDEILLVSAMGQALRVPEDEFRPMGRAARGVKAMKLKGGDRIISCEMICPDKCPLLVSETGIGKRTDFSEFTSHHRGGGGMKVMNINARTGLLAAVSSVSDDDEVIVMTAKGRMVRVAVKEIRVLGRTAAGSIVVRLDDGDSVVGLSVVQIEREDGFQ